One genomic window of Paeniglutamicibacter sp. Y32M11 includes the following:
- a CDS encoding MarR family winged helix-turn-helix transcriptional regulator — MPMERRVADIEYEQMLLSRYTVAQHRNGEGLDRSVYLLMSRIDGQGPMSISELSAVFRLDASTLQRQTTVGLRGGFLERVLDPVGGVARKFALTNAGRTRLREVREYSVNAIERILADWPDEDVNKFAELMHRFNVSIEEYRETKATS; from the coding sequence ATGCCAATGGAACGTCGCGTCGCGGACATCGAATACGAACAGATGCTACTGAGCCGTTATACGGTCGCTCAGCATCGAAACGGTGAAGGACTTGACCGCAGCGTCTACCTGCTGATGAGCCGCATCGATGGTCAAGGCCCCATGTCGATTAGCGAACTGAGCGCCGTTTTCCGCTTGGACGCATCAACGCTGCAGCGCCAAACAACCGTCGGATTGCGTGGCGGCTTCCTTGAGCGTGTGCTGGATCCGGTCGGCGGCGTTGCACGCAAATTCGCCCTGACAAATGCGGGCAGAACACGGCTACGGGAGGTGCGCGAGTACTCGGTGAACGCCATTGAACGAATTCTGGCCGACTGGCCAGATGAGGACGTCAACAAGTTCGCGGAGTTGATGCACCGGTTTAATGTCTCGATCGAGGAGTATCGCGAAACAAAGGCCACTTCCTAG
- a CDS encoding MFS transporter, protein MSHPIPAGAAGRRPGLVVGVLASAGIASSITQTMVTPLIPQLPTIFNTPASNTAWIITATLLAAAVAVPISGRLGDLFGKRRMILILAMPLILGAIVCAIAPTVEIMIAGRAMQGLGSGMVPLAIAMLRDLVPKERLSSAIATVSATMGVGGAIGMPIAAAVVDFSNWRALFFGSAVVTMIVVLAIWKFIPALPAGASGQRFDWLGAIGLTIGLISLILAVSKGSSWGWAAPITLSLLGLAAVSLLLWGIWETHTRDPLVDLRTAVIPRVLLTNIASIFVGFGMYASMLVMPQILQLPAETGYGLGQSILAAGLWMAPAGLMMLVLSPVGGRLTNSRGPKFTLVLGVAIIALGYGVGLLGMGSAWGLMATSFVINGGVALAYGAMPSIIMGAVPRSETAAANGFNTLMRSLGTTTGAAVVGLVLAQMTTDFGGVSVPSEAGFRVALILGAGISVIAAILAACIPAAASKIPLEIAPQQEVALAK, encoded by the coding sequence GTGTCCCACCCCATCCCGGCCGGCGCCGCTGGCCGCCGCCCAGGTCTAGTCGTTGGTGTCCTGGCTTCCGCCGGCATCGCCTCATCTATCACCCAGACCATGGTCACACCGCTGATTCCCCAGCTCCCCACGATTTTTAACACCCCGGCATCAAACACTGCGTGGATTATCACCGCGACACTTCTGGCCGCCGCCGTGGCAGTACCGATTTCGGGCCGCCTGGGTGACCTGTTCGGCAAGCGCCGGATGATCCTCATCCTGGCGATGCCGCTGATCCTGGGCGCCATCGTGTGTGCCATCGCCCCCACGGTGGAAATCATGATCGCGGGACGGGCCATGCAGGGGCTGGGTTCGGGCATGGTGCCCCTGGCCATCGCCATGCTGCGAGATCTCGTTCCCAAGGAACGGCTCTCGTCGGCGATCGCCACCGTCAGTGCAACGATGGGTGTCGGAGGTGCAATTGGCATGCCGATCGCTGCGGCAGTTGTTGACTTCTCGAACTGGCGGGCACTGTTCTTCGGCAGCGCGGTCGTCACAATGATCGTTGTCCTGGCCATCTGGAAATTCATCCCCGCATTGCCCGCCGGCGCCTCGGGCCAGCGCTTTGACTGGTTGGGGGCCATTGGATTGACCATCGGCTTAATTTCCCTCATCCTCGCCGTCTCCAAGGGATCCTCATGGGGCTGGGCAGCACCCATAACCCTGAGCCTGCTTGGCCTTGCTGCAGTTTCGCTGCTGTTGTGGGGCATCTGGGAGACACACACCAGGGATCCGCTGGTTGACCTGCGCACCGCCGTCATCCCTCGCGTGCTGCTGACAAATATCGCGTCAATCTTCGTTGGCTTCGGCATGTATGCGAGCATGCTGGTCATGCCGCAGATCCTGCAGCTCCCCGCCGAGACCGGCTACGGTTTGGGACAGTCAATCCTCGCCGCCGGTCTGTGGATGGCTCCCGCGGGTCTGATGATGCTGGTGCTCTCGCCCGTGGGTGGCCGACTCACCAACTCGCGCGGCCCAAAGTTCACCCTGGTACTGGGAGTTGCGATCATTGCGCTCGGCTACGGCGTTGGCCTGCTGGGCATGGGCAGCGCGTGGGGCCTGATGGCCACGAGCTTTGTCATCAATGGCGGAGTGGCCCTGGCTTACGGCGCCATGCCATCAATCATCATGGGTGCGGTTCCGCGCAGCGAAACGGCTGCCGCCAACGGATTTAATACCCTAATGCGTTCGCTGGGCACCACCACCGGCGCAGCTGTCGTCGGTCTGGTCCTGGCTCAGATGACCACCGACTTCGGCGGGGTTTCGGTCCCGTCGGAGGCCGGGTTCCGTGTCGCCTTGATTCTCGGCGCCGGCATCTCCGTCATCGCAGCCATTTTGGCCGCGTGCATCCCGGCTGCGGCCTCAAAGATCCCACTCGAGATTGCTCCCCAACAAGAAGTGGCCCTCGCCAAGTAA
- a CDS encoding response regulator transcription factor — protein sequence MVNPSASIRIVLVDDENLVRVGLRMILESDPNITVVGECADGREAVRMVASLAPDLVLMDIRMPIMDGLESSAEILRQNVEQKILILTTFNTDDMVLSALKLGVSGFLLKDTPPLDLMSAVGQVAAGKTMLSESVTKQLINVAGSRQPSSRRAEALERLELLTEREREIAVAMARGHSNPEIASKLFISLATVKTHVGRVLEKLDTDNRVQVALCVFESEMD from the coding sequence ATGGTGAACCCAAGTGCGTCGATTCGGATCGTGCTGGTTGACGATGAGAACCTCGTGCGCGTGGGATTGCGGATGATTCTTGAATCGGATCCGAACATTACGGTGGTCGGCGAATGCGCCGATGGCCGCGAAGCGGTGCGGATGGTTGCCTCGCTGGCCCCGGATCTGGTGTTGATGGATATTCGCATGCCTATCATGGATGGACTGGAATCCAGTGCGGAGATCTTGCGCCAAAATGTGGAACAAAAGATCCTGATTCTCACCACCTTTAACACCGATGACATGGTGCTCTCCGCTCTCAAGCTCGGGGTCAGCGGTTTTCTGCTGAAGGACACGCCACCCCTCGATCTGATGTCCGCGGTAGGGCAAGTGGCTGCCGGGAAAACCATGTTGTCGGAATCGGTAACCAAACAGTTGATCAACGTTGCCGGGTCCAGGCAGCCAAGTTCACGCCGCGCCGAGGCCTTGGAGCGACTCGAGCTGCTGACCGAGCGCGAACGGGAGATTGCCGTGGCGATGGCACGGGGACATTCGAACCCGGAGATCGCCAGCAAGCTGTTCATTTCCTTGGCCACGGTAAAAACCCATGTCGGACGCGTCTTGGAGAAACTGGATACGGACAATCGGGTCCAGGTGGCGCTGTGCGTTTTTGAATCGGAAATGGACTGA
- a CDS encoding histidine kinase produces MTTEQRQGRARSKLRRFLAQFWRIGLGLIMGQIAFALTYSEYSPDSAVDVRAVGSLIFLDILGGIVALVLYPLRHRFPVVMAASLVLLSIPSTLAMPFAGLAMVSLATRRRMWEILGIGTLFVLGIFASEALFGAVLPMPEEVITWWQTLIVGIVLVGPTMLIGMYIGGKRQLADSLLEQTRSAQRERQAQIHAAKADERTRIAREMHDVLAHRLSLVALHSGALEIRQDLSPEQTRATAGIIRENSRLALGELREVLGTLRDPGTLFDNELARPQPTLGELNQVIAESRAVGTEVEVVMSQATSDRLPSLAQSTGRHLYRIIQETLTNARRHAPGEPVIMEIAGGAEDQLLLRVSNRLPAGLRGQRPPAGAPAAGLGLTGVTERARLAGGDVLIDMKNDDEFVVKVWLPW; encoded by the coding sequence ATGACTACCGAGCAGAGACAGGGACGAGCGCGCAGCAAGCTGCGGCGGTTCCTGGCGCAGTTCTGGCGCATCGGGTTGGGTCTGATCATGGGGCAAATCGCTTTTGCTCTGACGTATAGCGAATATTCACCCGATTCGGCGGTTGATGTTCGGGCCGTGGGGTCACTGATTTTCCTCGATATCCTCGGTGGGATCGTTGCCTTGGTGTTGTACCCCCTGCGTCATCGTTTCCCCGTTGTGATGGCAGCTAGTCTGGTGCTGCTTTCCATTCCGTCAACGCTGGCCATGCCCTTTGCGGGTTTGGCCATGGTATCCCTGGCCACCAGGCGCCGGATGTGGGAAATACTGGGCATCGGAACCCTCTTTGTGCTGGGCATATTCGCCTCCGAGGCGTTGTTTGGTGCCGTGCTTCCGATGCCCGAAGAGGTGATCACCTGGTGGCAGACATTAATCGTGGGCATCGTGCTGGTGGGCCCGACGATGCTGATCGGCATGTATATCGGCGGCAAGCGGCAACTGGCGGACTCACTACTTGAACAGACGCGCAGTGCCCAGCGTGAACGGCAGGCGCAGATCCATGCCGCAAAGGCCGATGAACGAACTCGCATTGCTCGAGAAATGCATGATGTGCTGGCCCATCGGCTCTCGCTTGTTGCCCTGCATTCGGGGGCATTGGAAATTCGCCAAGATTTATCGCCTGAACAGACGCGTGCCACGGCGGGGATCATCAGGGAAAATTCGCGCCTAGCCCTGGGTGAACTGCGCGAGGTTCTGGGCACGTTGCGGGATCCGGGAACGCTCTTTGATAATGAACTGGCCAGGCCGCAACCCACTCTGGGGGAACTGAACCAGGTCATTGCCGAAAGTCGCGCGGTGGGAACCGAGGTTGAGGTGGTGATGTCGCAGGCGACGAGCGACCGACTCCCAAGCCTCGCCCAATCCACCGGCCGACATCTCTATCGCATCATCCAGGAAACGCTCACCAATGCCCGGCGCCATGCCCCCGGAGAGCCGGTGATCATGGAAATTGCCGGGGGCGCTGAAGACCAGCTCCTGCTGCGGGTCTCTAATCGGCTTCCCGCAGGTCTTCGTGGGCAACGGCCGCCCGCCGGCGCCCCTGCCGCCGGGCTGGGTCTCACCGGTGTGACCGAAAGGGCGCGGTTGGCCGGTGGCGATGTACTGATTGATATGAAAAATGACGACGAGTTTGTGGTGAAGGTGTGGTTGCCATGGTGA
- a CDS encoding CPBP family intramembrane glutamic endopeptidase, whose amino-acid sequence MNTIPSLPPPGANPPPSLPPAYWVPAPVAQLPPAKPLPFHRMARTYSAYRWFKPLLVGLIALGLYIGMMIIASIGFFIVILSDPALEALLDSAMSSPEDLDMSEPSIFVFAMISIILMLPAILWATRMMNVQKVGSLSSVTGRIRWGWLGWCTGVALGVLGLSFGLSFLVDSIAGYEVAPSGGAPNLWLMVGLTLVLVPFQAAAEEYVFRGYLMQLIGGWLRHPAFAILLPIPFFVLGHDYDIYGQLDVGMFALAAGWLTWRTGGLEAAIALHVVNNVLLFLMGAVGLIDVNDSAGSLGSLIFSTVTTGVFVLLVLWLANRRNIQRFSTPRPPAPVLTAPGYWVQPGGWTPPPAH is encoded by the coding sequence ATGAACACGATCCCGTCCCTCCCGCCACCGGGAGCGAACCCGCCACCGAGCCTGCCACCCGCCTATTGGGTTCCGGCCCCGGTGGCTCAGCTTCCACCGGCGAAGCCCCTGCCCTTCCACCGCATGGCACGCACCTACTCCGCCTATCGCTGGTTCAAACCCCTGCTGGTTGGACTCATCGCCCTGGGTCTTTATATCGGGATGATGATCATCGCGAGCATCGGTTTCTTTATTGTCATCTTGAGTGACCCGGCGCTCGAGGCCCTGCTGGACTCGGCGATGAGCTCCCCCGAAGACCTGGATATGAGTGAACCGAGCATCTTCGTTTTCGCCATGATCTCCATCATTCTGATGCTGCCGGCCATCCTGTGGGCAACGCGGATGATGAATGTCCAAAAGGTAGGATCGCTCAGCTCCGTCACGGGAAGAATCCGCTGGGGTTGGCTGGGCTGGTGCACGGGTGTGGCGCTCGGAGTCTTGGGATTGAGCTTCGGATTATCCTTCCTCGTGGATTCCATCGCCGGTTATGAGGTGGCTCCCAGCGGTGGCGCCCCCAACCTGTGGCTCATGGTGGGACTGACACTGGTGCTGGTGCCATTCCAGGCCGCGGCCGAGGAATATGTGTTCCGCGGCTACCTGATGCAATTGATCGGAGGCTGGTTACGGCATCCCGCCTTCGCCATCCTGCTTCCCATTCCGTTTTTTGTGCTGGGTCACGACTACGACATCTATGGACAGCTGGATGTTGGAATGTTCGCCCTGGCCGCGGGTTGGCTCACCTGGCGCACCGGCGGTCTGGAAGCGGCAATTGCCCTGCACGTGGTCAATAACGTCCTGCTGTTCTTGATGGGTGCCGTCGGACTGATCGACGTGAATGACTCCGCGGGCAGCCTGGGAAGCCTGATCTTCTCGACGGTGACCACCGGCGTATTTGTGCTGCTGGTTCTGTGGCTGGCCAATCGGCGCAACATCCAACGATTCAGCACGCCACGCCCGCCGGCACCGGTACTCACGGCACCCGGGTACTGGGTTCAGCCCGGCGGCTGGACCCCACCGCCGGCGCACTGA
- a CDS encoding response regulator transcription factor — protein sequence MPTLKIMLVDDHPVVRAGLRAVLTEQGGLQVLAEAADGAAALAQLERLKTLGERVDVVLMDLQMDGMDGVTATARIRAINGPPVLILTTYDSDADIRAALDAGAAGYLLKDAPLPDVLAAVEAAAAGAQVLSADIAARFTPDARANSTDLSPRELQLLQLLARGHSNKEIAADLFISQSTVKTHLIHIYNKLGVENRTAAIDRARSLRLIR from the coding sequence ATGCCTACCCTGAAGATCATGCTCGTGGATGACCATCCGGTGGTGCGTGCCGGCCTGCGCGCGGTGCTCACCGAACAGGGCGGGCTGCAGGTGCTGGCCGAGGCCGCCGACGGTGCCGCGGCACTGGCCCAACTCGAGCGGTTAAAAACCCTGGGTGAGCGCGTGGATGTGGTGCTCATGGATCTGCAGATGGATGGCATGGACGGAGTCACCGCCACCGCACGCATCCGGGCCATCAACGGACCTCCGGTGCTGATCCTGACCACGTACGACTCGGATGCCGACATCAGGGCGGCACTGGATGCCGGCGCCGCGGGCTATCTGCTCAAGGATGCCCCGCTGCCCGATGTGCTCGCGGCGGTCGAGGCCGCTGCCGCCGGGGCACAAGTGCTCTCCGCCGACATTGCCGCGCGCTTCACCCCCGACGCGCGTGCCAACTCCACCGATCTGAGCCCGCGCGAACTTCAGCTGCTGCAGCTACTGGCCCGCGGACACAGCAACAAGGAAATCGCCGCCGACCTGTTCATCTCCCAGTCCACGGTCAAGACTCACCTGATCCACATCTATAACAAGCTGGGCGTGGAGAATCGTACGGCAGCCATCGACAGAGCTCGCAGTCTCCGACTCATTCGTTAG
- a CDS encoding sensor histidine kinase — MSVPANPPRRGAGASPVEAPAASAGEMVLRVLRVGLHVGFAALLAVGLVRVLISETTTPRRVTAITLALLLAALYLAGTIAEKRHAAGRAPSTAPWAMWWLAGVVLLWLVLLYLHADFSWLAFPLFFLHLHILGQRHALVAVSLLTFAVIAAGWYHSGALALPQILGPMLGAIFAVIMGMAYQALYAEGVNQRRALDELRTTRAALAEEQHRAGILAERTRLSREIHDTLAQGLSSIVLVSRSAAAALAAGDNSAAADRLETIGATAAENLAEARDFVADLSSASGTQSLAGKLRRLCASTERSASAAGHGFLVSFRQDGSAIALPPQVSAALIRAAQSGLANIGAHAHATRAVLSLGYLSDAVTLDVFDDGKGMRSGDIPAKPRSDGTGYGLAGLRERLGLLGGTLEIESAPGEGTVLAVRIPLDTAESDS, encoded by the coding sequence ATGAGCGTTCCTGCCAACCCACCACGCCGCGGAGCCGGAGCGAGCCCCGTGGAAGCACCGGCCGCCTCGGCCGGTGAGATGGTGCTGCGCGTTTTACGGGTGGGCCTCCATGTGGGATTTGCCGCGCTACTCGCCGTCGGACTCGTGCGCGTATTGATCTCGGAAACGACAACACCGCGCCGCGTCACCGCCATCACCCTCGCCTTGCTGCTGGCGGCGCTATATCTGGCCGGAACCATCGCGGAAAAACGCCATGCCGCAGGCCGGGCGCCCAGTACCGCGCCCTGGGCCATGTGGTGGCTGGCCGGGGTCGTGTTGCTGTGGCTCGTGCTGCTCTACCTCCACGCCGATTTCTCCTGGTTGGCGTTCCCGCTGTTCTTCCTCCACCTGCATATTTTGGGACAGCGCCACGCGCTAGTTGCGGTCTCACTGCTGACCTTTGCGGTCATCGCCGCCGGTTGGTACCACTCCGGAGCCCTTGCTCTGCCGCAGATCCTGGGTCCGATGCTCGGCGCGATCTTCGCCGTCATCATGGGCATGGCCTACCAGGCGCTGTATGCCGAGGGGGTCAACCAACGCCGGGCCCTGGACGAGTTGCGAACCACCCGTGCGGCGCTCGCCGAGGAACAACACCGCGCCGGGATTCTGGCCGAACGCACCCGGCTCTCCCGCGAAATCCACGACACCCTGGCCCAGGGGCTCTCCAGCATCGTCTTGGTCTCCCGCTCCGCCGCCGCGGCCCTAGCCGCGGGGGATAACAGCGCAGCTGCCGATCGACTCGAAACCATCGGTGCCACTGCCGCGGAAAACCTTGCCGAGGCACGAGACTTCGTGGCCGATCTTTCCTCAGCTTCCGGCACTCAGTCGCTGGCCGGCAAGCTGCGCCGACTCTGTGCCAGCACCGAGCGGAGTGCCAGCGCGGCTGGCCACGGATTTCTTGTCAGCTTCCGGCAAGACGGTTCGGCAATCGCCCTGCCTCCGCAGGTCTCTGCGGCACTCATTCGTGCCGCCCAATCCGGGCTGGCCAACATTGGCGCCCATGCGCACGCCACACGTGCGGTGCTGAGCCTGGGATATCTCTCGGATGCCGTGACGCTTGATGTGTTTGATGACGGGAAGGGCATGAGGTCCGGCGACATTCCGGCCAAACCACGCAGCGATGGCACCGGCTACGGTCTGGCCGGGCTGCGTGAGCGCCTCGGACTGCTCGGTGGCACCCTGGAGATTGAATCCGCCCCCGGGGAGGGAACGGTATTGGCCGTTCGTATCCCGCTAGACACCGCAGAAAGCGACTCCTGA